A portion of the Bubalus kerabau isolate K-KA32 ecotype Philippines breed swamp buffalo chromosome 1, PCC_UOA_SB_1v2, whole genome shotgun sequence genome contains these proteins:
- the IRAK3 gene encoding interleukin-1 receptor-associated kinase 3 has product MAWTAGAAGSGGTRRALSSHTLLFDLPPALLGEFCAVLDSCDGALGWRGLAERLSSSWLDVRHIERYVDQGKSGTRELLWSWAQKNKTIGDLLQILQEMGHHRAIHLIANYGATLNPIEQSHREKEFPNMLQKETANVTVDNVLIPERNEKGILLKSSISFHSIIEGTKNFHKDFLIGEGEIFEVYRVEIQNRTYAIKLFKQGGKMRCKKQWKRFLSELEVLLLFRHPNILELAAYFTESEKFCLVYPYMRNGSLFDRLQCVGDTAPLSWHIRIGVLIGTSKAIQYLHNTELCSVICGSISSANILLDDQFQPKLTDFAMAHFRPHLEPQSSAISMTSSSSKHVWYMPEEYIRQGKLSIKTDVYSFGIVIMEVLTGCKVVLDEPKHIQLRDLLIELMEKRGLDSCISFLDKKVPPCPQNFSAKLFSLAGRCATTRAKLRPSMDEVLNILESTQASLYFAEDPPTSLKSFRSPSPLFFDNVPSIPVEDDENQNNLSPPHDQSLRKDRMTQKTPFECSQSEVTFLGFDKKTGSRGNEDSSSRSGSPCEESWSPKCATPSLDLRAPGVHTDTSAEAPGHSYRSRPVETSCSSVFSWNECKQYKKASVSDEDKEESKNC; this is encoded by the exons CGGAGCGGCTTTCAAGCAGCTGGCTGGATGTTCGTCACATTGAAAGATATGTAGACCAAGGTAAAAGTGGAACAAGAGAATTGCTTTGGTCCTGGGCTCAGAAAAACAAGACCATCGGTGACCTTTTACAGATCCTCCAGGAGATGGGGCATCATCGAGCTATCCATTTAATTGCAAATTATG GAGCAACCTTGAATCCTATAGAGCAGAGTCATCGGGAGAAAGAATTTCCAAACATGTTACAAAAG gAAACAGCCAATGTCACAGTGGATAATGTTCTTATTCCTGAACGTaatgaaaaag GAATATTGCTAAAATCCTCCATcagctttcacagcatcatagaAGGAACCAAAAATTTCCACAAAGACTTTTTAATCGGAGAAGGGGAAATTTTTGAGGTATACAGAGTGGAAATCCAAAACCGAACATATGccattaaattatttaaacag GGGGGAAAGATGCGATGTAAGAAACAATGGAAGAGGTTTTTGTCTGAGCTTGAAGTTTTGCTACT GTTCCGTCATCCAAACATACTGGAGTTGGCTGCATATTTTACAGAGAGTGAGAAGTTTTGCCTGGTTTATCCATATATGAGAAATGGATCACTCTTTGACAGATTACAGTGTGTA GGTGACACAGCCCCACTCTCTTGGCACATTCGAATCGGTGTATTAATAGGAACATCTAAAGCCATCCAGTACTTGCACAACACGGAACTCTGCTCCGTCATCTGTGGCAGTATATCCAG TGCAAACATACTTCTGGATGATCAGTTTCAACCCAAACTAACTGATTTTGCCATGGCACACTTCCGACCTCACCTAGAACCTCAAAGCTCTGCCATAAGCatgaccagcagcagcagtaagcatGTGTGGTACATGCCAGAAGAGTATATCAGACAAGGCAAACTTTCCATTAAAACAGACGTCTACAGCTTTGGAATT GTAATAATGGAAGTTCTGACAGGTTGTAAAGTGGTGTTAGATGAGCCAAAGCATATCCAGCTG CGGGATCTTCTTATAGAATTGATGGAGAAAAGAGGCCTCGATTCATGCATCTCCTTTCTAGATAAGAAAGTACCTccctgtccacagaatttttccGCCAAGCTGTTCTCTTTGGCGGGCCGGTGTGCTACAACACGGGCGAAATTAAGACCATCGATGGATGAA GTCCTCAATATTCTTGAAAGTACTCAAGCCAGCTTGTATTTTGCGGAAGATCCTCCCACATCCCTCAAGTCCTTCAGGAGTCCTTCTCCTCTGTTCTTCGATAATGTTCCGAGCATTCCAGTGGAAGATGATGAAAACCAGAATAATCTATCGCCGCCTCATGATCAAAGTTTGAGAAAAGATAGAATGACTCAGAAGACTCCCTTTGAATGCAGCCAGTCTGAGGTCACATTCCTGGGCTTTGACAAAAAGACAGGTAGTAGGGGGAATGAGGACTCTTCCAGTAGGTCTGGGTCTCCTTGTGAGGAAAGCTGGTCTCCAAAGTGTGCAACTCCATCCCTGGACTTGAGGGCCCCCGGTGTGCATACGGACACTTCTGCAGAAGCTCCAGGCCATTCCTATAGGAGCAGGCCAGTGGAGACTAGCTGTTCCTCCGTATTTTCCTGGAATGAATGCAAACAGTACAAAAAGGCATCGGTTTCTGACGAGGATAAGGAAGAAAGCAAGAATTGCTGA